GCTGCGGATGCCTGCTACATGTCCATTTACCCCATTGGAACCCAAAGCCATACTTACTAAAGTGGTGTCAGGGGTGGGATTAAGGGAACATATGTGTGAAATTTGTCCCAAGAGAACCCCttcgtaagtcaaggagcacCTGCAAAGGATTATTAATAGGTGTTTCTGTGGCAGGACGAGTCCATCCCTCCTTCCTCATCCTAAAAACACTAGCCTGTAAGCAGAAACCATGACTGTTACAGACTTTCCCTCAACACATCATCTCTGAGAGCCCCACTAGCCTTGCAAGTGGGAAAATGGGAAATGTTTAGGAGAACAATGTTCCTCCAAACATTCCTCTCCGCAGATATGGCCTGAGGGAACGGACGAGGGAACGAGCAGACGGGTTGCGTCTCAAGCCTACACCCATATACACAAGTTGAGCCAGAACTTACAGAGCTGGAGTACAGTGACACATCACAGCCTGCCAAAAGCAGAAACAACTTCTCTTGTTATTTTAACAGAAGACCAGGGtaattttcaaatgtaaaattagaCATAAAATCTAATTTTACCGATATTCCCACCCACTGAGTGCAACGTACAGTAAATTTGCACCAGGAACAGAAAAAATTCTACAGCGTCCCAAATTCATTCAAAAAATATTAACGAATCCAACTGTAAACGAACAGCTAATTTCACATccctcttttatttatttgcgtATCACAAAAAAAGTCAGTGGTAACAGTAACAATTGCAACCCTTCACAATTTTCCAGTAGCTCAGCAGTAGATTCTTGGCAGATCGCTGCCGCCACCTATGGGCTGTAACGGGGCCTACAGTCTGCCGTGACACCACAGCACCATTGGCTCGAAAGTTCTTTAGATGTTCACTGTAGAAAAGACACCAAAAGGAACTGCCATTAAGACtgtattgtgtaaaaaaaatgaagacattaTTGCATATTACTGGGCATCTCTGGAAAGCCAATTCATATTCTGAAGCCTTCATCATGTCACAGCACCGCTACCCATCACGCCCCATGACCACTTGTCATCATTGAAAGACATGATCTCTCCATTCAGGCTGAGCCGAGCCCAAAACCACCACCTCTCCAGAGCATCGACTGCGTGCGAACACTTAGGGGGGGAGAAAGTGCCGTGTGTGATCTGAAAGAACGCAGACACTTCAAAGCGCATCGCGCGCAGGTGCGAGGGCCGCCGGACTGAGGGCCCCGTGATGCCGCCTCCATGAAACGCCATGCTCCTTTGAAGGGTCCTGGCACTGCAAAGCCAACGTGTTTACACCACAAACACAGCCCCAGTCTGTACGCGGCTCGCAGCGCACAACTGTGTTTTCCGTGAGCAAATCTGGTTCTTTTTCTTCCCTGACTCACACACAGGCAGAACAAAGGGCTCATTAATTCTGTGTATCAATCAGAACTGCTCCCTAGGCCAGAGCTCTCAGAGCTCTACTCTTCTGGCTGTTTGCTGCTccttaatcattttaattatgttgTTCTATATAAAATAAGCATGGTTTGTTAAGATCTTTACAGGCGTATGGCTTTGCGTCTTAACAAATTCCTTATGTTTGCCCAAGGTTATCGCACATAAATGCGTCCCCCGTCGGGCAGTCTATGATTAAAgtgtaaaagaaataaattaataagaaacACGTTAAAAAGATGGGCAAAATTACATCATGACTTTGCAGGACTGTTGGTGATCACAGTCCTTTCTGAGACTTTCGTCCACAGTCACCCATGTTACTGTCATGTGTTTGTGCTTCTAGCTCTTCCAAGGTGGTGCTATTataccgcacccccaccccacccaacgTGAATTCTGCAGGACCACCCATTTCCAAAGAGAAAGAGCACCTGGAACTGATCATCACTTCTTGCGGTACAAACAGCAGCCTGACAGGTATGTGGAGAATGCAAGATAGAATGCAAATGATTAATTTGCTGTGGATTCTGCCGGGGAGGTTCCACCCAAGAGCTAAAGAATGCACCGCATCCTGGAATGGCAAAGTAGCCCTGCCCTGCTTTCGGCAGCCTATGCAGACCTCCGGTCAAGTCCTTCATCCACAAAAAGCTCCACTTGCACGCATGCTGGCCAGTCAAGAGCCAATGAAGGACCTGGAGAGAATAAAGTTTGTGTTTGTGAGGCTTCATCCTCTGAAACTGTTCTTTTCCAAGAGTCAGTTTTCTGGTGGAGGGAATCCCATGTGTAACAGGTCACTCAATGTCTAATATTCTATCATCAATACTATTCTATAGCCTAGTCATTCCTAAAGATGAGATGCTTTTGGTAAACGTAAtgctgagatttatttatttgcaccaTGAATGTTTATTATGGGTAACTCTTCTGGTTTTAATTTCTATTTGTTCTACTCTattaatttccattaaaaaaaaaaaaaaaaggggtaaagGAAGCGTGGAATGTGAATTTGCCCAATACACCAGCATTATGCGTGACAGTATGATGTATCTTAAGTACATAAATGAGCATCTTAAAAATCATCAGATTATGTTGAAATTTGGctcatattcattttatactaAAAGGAACAACaagaagagctgaaaaaaaagattttgtttaTTGGCACCCTACTGGCCAGTTTCTTTTAAATGCAGAGATCAGTTGGGTATTTGGGTACATCACCCATAGAGGGTCGAGTACTGCAATACGTACTGCTAGGAGCGCTAACACAAGGTGTGTCCCTTAGTGAATTATTTCTGCAATTCTGTAATTTCTCCCTCAATTCTGTAATTACTTCACTCTGCAGAACATACAGGTTTTTTACAaaccagaataaataaaaacatgctgcGCATACTAGGCCACACATTTCATGATTTCCCGGAGACAGACGGTGGCGTAGCAGGAGGAGTCCAGGTCGAACGAGAGAGCGAGGCTGGGAGCGGCGGGGTCGTCCTCCAGGTCGCGCAGCTCCTGTGTGACATTTCGGGGGACAGCCAGCACGGGCCGGTAGCAACCTGGAACGTTTAGCTTCAGCGGCGTGACTCGGAAGCGGCAGTCGCGCAGGCCATCCGATGCCAATCTCTCCCTGTACCAGGCGCCCACCGCATTCTCCGGGTACTTCACCGTGTTCCCAGGCATAGGCAGAACCACCTGATAACACAAGGAGTGCGGTGACATCAGTCTGAACAGCTATTACtaatactattatttattatttagcatacacctttgtccaaggcaacagtGCAGGATATACAGGTGgagttacttacaatggggttcCGTCTCTAATTCCACAGTCACAAATCACCTTATACTGCATTACTCTAAACCATTAggatatataaaatatataaactgtTGACATGTATGAATGGTACATTGTATAAAGGATTTTGTTCAACATATACTTTGTTatatggtttacatttacatttatttatttagcagacacttttctcccaagtaacttccaatgaactctatgtagcgttatcaacccacacaccttatccaccaaggtgacttacactgctagatacactacttacactgggtcactcatctgtagtTACCAGTTTCACACAAcagtcatgttaaaataatagcaatatagaataataacaacataaatacagtactgtataattAATCATTAGTGTTATAATCATTTCATGCTGCATTATGAATCtgatttgtttcactttttcatttctgcaccATCACAATACTCTTGTTTTCACTTGCTGACTGTTGGgagaaaaaagtaacttgaatggaatccgAAACAAAAagttgtgtaaataaaacacagttgcCGACAAACATACCGTGTCAATAAGAAATGTGGTGCcaattatacagcagagcatctGTCGTTAGGTGTTACAACCAAACGTTGTAACCCAAAAAACAATAGTGTATAGTTGAAGGAACAGCCATTGTAAGGAAGGATTGTTGTAGGTCACATATTGTAATTTGAGGACTACCTGCACTGCATTAAggcacttacagtgatttaccatttcctatttatacagcagggtatttttattgggtcagttcagggtatgtaccttaaTCAACGGTGCTACAACAAAAGGGTGGACTGCAAGGCACCAGCTCAAATCACTTCCCTACCCGCTGGCCCACCTCGCATATTACGCCACGACCACTTTGCCAGACTAAGGTAACGAACGCAGTCAGAAAAGATTCACTCGAGGGCAGGGAACACACCTGTCGAAGAGAGAAGACATCATCGTTCTCTTCTGCCGCCGTCACAACATGAATCTATGAAACAGAAGGATGTCAGttgaaaaaacacagatggaaaAAGGGTTTTTCTAAATTTACTGCTAATACAGTCATTTCAGCTGTGCTGTTTGTatggttacacacacacgcaatcaGGCATTTCCAGAGCAGAGCTATTTAAACacaaatgcaacacaaaaaTCCAAAGATGCAAAGTAATAAAACCACTTCTTCATTACTGTCCTGTTAACCAACAGGTGCAGAGTGTTTTTAGGAGGCTGTCCTACTACCTGAGGTGGACTTTCATTCCCTCGCTCTCCCGGTGCTCTGCTGTCCAACACCAGGTCTCCCTGGACGACGCGATGGCCGAACTGCTGCAGCCTATAGGTGGTGCCCTCATTCCACAGTCGGCTGCAGTAGGCGTGCACGTAGAAGACGCGTGTGCTGTGGGGGAGACTAAGCCAAGCGCGGGTGCAGCCATCGGGCCCCGAACCGTACCGGTGTAGCGCTCGCAGGAGGAGCCGCTCCCTCGCCTTGTGCTCGGGCATCAGGGTCAGGCTCTCCTTGGCGTTACCTGGAAACGAGCACGAGAAGTGGCGTCAATATGGCGGGGGGCCAAGGAATCAACCCACGAATGGTCAACACTGTCAAACATGGTCATTGGGAGGTAGATTGAAAAGCAAGTCAAGGCCCTTTTCCATGCAGTCCTCCTGCTCACCGGTGTTCAGGAAATGGCGCTTGGCAACGTTCTGGGGGTCGTCCCCTTCCTCCGGGGTGAAGAAGAGTCTGACAGCCACATCCTGAGGAGCACATTCAACAGAAAAGACGTCACCTTCGCTATTGTGCCAACCGAGCCAACTGAACGAGAGCCTCGGGAGAAGCGGGAACGCGAAACGACACGTGTTTGATGTGGAAAGGTGTACCATTTCATGCTTGAGCAGTGCTAGTCCAACCAGGTCGGCTCGAACGCTCTGTCCGGTTCCGAATCTCTGTGGCCCGTAGTAATTCACAAAGCCGTTCGCCTGCAAAGAAACCCTCGCACCTCAGCAAAGCCTGTTATTGGGTCAAGAGCAGGTCTCAGCAGGGATCCAGAATGGGAACGATGGCCGAGTCACCTTCACGTTGTCCAAAGCCTCGAGGACGATCTGCTGTAAGGTGGATCTGCCATCACCATGGTGAACCCGCACATCCCTCACAACAAGATCAAAGTGATTCCCCAGCAACGCGCCCAGTCTGAGGGGCTCGGGCACGGGCCGGATGTGGGACAGCAGAATACCCTTCTTCTCAAACGTGGCGCTCATCTCCTCCAGCCTGCCAACGTTCACCACACACTCGTGAGACACCTAGCCAGCAGTACACACTTCTCACCCGTACGATTTACACTGTGAAATTTTGCCCCTTCGTACGGCCGGGAAAAGCAGGGTGTCAGGAAGACCTGAGTGGGATTAGGTGCCGAACTCCAGGGTACAAAAGCAGCTCCGAGGTAGAAACCTTTGAGATCCCAAAACCTGCTAACCAAGTAGCTGCAGTTGCGGTCAAACATACTGGCACCCGTTGTAATTTTCGCAAATATCTCacaattttctctaaaaataagtTGACCAAAACATCACGTTTCACTGTGGGGAAGGTGTCCTTTTATTTgaaggttttgttttgttctgtgacCACAGACATGGTGTATTTTACCAAAAAGCTCTAATTtggtctcatctgtccacaggACATTTTGCTGGACTTGTGTCAAACTGCAGTTGGGCTTTCCTATGTCTCTTACTCAATAGAGGGGTCCACATGGGTATCCTACCACATACAGAAAAGAACGCCGAACTTTTCAAAAGTACTCAGCAAGGTATCCATATCTAAGTCCCTCTGAAAACCTGAGGAGACACCTGAGAACAGCAGCTGGGAGGAGGGACCCTTAACACGGAGGTACAGGAAGGTCATCGATGTCTATAAGAAGCGCTGGGTTTTGACCGAAAGCTGTGCTACCAAATATTGAATATGAGGTGTCAATGATTTTCCCATTgctatttctttttattttctgatttaaagGGTACATTACATttccaataaaaaataaagcttttgtAATATTAACAGTGAAGTAAAGAATTCCAGAGATAAAACACTTTGGTCAAtgtcaagttatttttttttttttacagataattGCAATTTATTGGCAAAAAAGGTGCCAATATTTTTGGCCACGATTGTGTAGGTGGCCCTCAGCTTACAACATACGTGACTAATAACAGCCCGGACTTACGACTGCTatcccatcaaccttatttTCAAATCTCAACATCTAACGACGAACGCTCCATCtgcttaatatttaaaatggcaaGAGGAAAAAGTGAGTGCTCTgctggtgcagaaaagaaaatgcaaatgaaaaaaagttactgaaaagaaggagaataataatattaaaagcGCAGCACGGAAATATAATTATAACACTTAATAATCGTGACTAATGTCTGA
Above is a genomic segment from Scleropages formosus chromosome 2, fSclFor1.1, whole genome shotgun sequence containing:
- the pus7l gene encoding pseudouridylate synthase PUS7L isoform X1, translating into MEEGARADGSSMLCYISAHEGFYGTIKNCTSDFVVTEIDVNGELVNSEDYLGKRSYPPPESSARLCCRGPKTEDRSGDVAARNCVAERTSGARVDGRDSDPTLVCEEPLDLELVLGHSVNEELEEFVSKSGAGEELSLGTFPDKRRRASLHRAVRHHYPHLMTRTNKSEILVKEDPNYKELSCLVSQEESENFFRFLDAKVPGSVFTFKQDDSKEHRKAVHHFLSKCFGKLVETKSFSSSNGDGSQGTAITVRFREKSTQTRKRTAADREDEGVRYAAFTLRKENLETLEAISYMATWLGVLPSDFTYAGIKDKRATTYQSMVVKKVSPQRLEEMSATFEKKGILLSHIRPVPEPLRLGALLGNHFDLVVRDVRVHHGDGRSTLQQIVLEALDNVKANGFVNYYGPQRFGTGQSVRADLVGLALLKHEMDVAVRLFFTPEEGDDPQNVAKRHFLNTGNAKESLTLMPEHKARERLLLRALHRYGSGPDGCTRAWLSLPHSTRVFYVHAYCSRLWNEGTTYRLQQFGHRVVQGDLVLDSRAPGERGNESPPQIHVVTAAEENDDVFSLRQVVLPMPGNTVKYPENAVGAWYRERLASDGLRDCRFRVTPLKLNVPGCYRPVLAVPRNVTQELRDLEDDPAAPSLALSFDLDSSCYATVCLREIMKCVA
- the pus7l gene encoding pseudouridylate synthase PUS7L isoform X2 — translated: MEEGARADGSSMLCYISAHEGFYGTIKNCTSDFVVTEIDVNGELVNSEDYLGKRSYPPPESSARLCCRGPKTEDRSGDVAARNCVAERTSGARVDGRDSDPTLVCEEPLDLELVLGHSVNEELEEFVSKSGAGEELSLGTFPDKRRRASLHRAVRHHYPHLMTRTNKSEILVKEDPNYKELSCLVSQEESENFFRFLDAKVPGSVFTFKQDDSKEHRKAVHHFLSKCFGKLVETKSFSSSNGDGSQGTAITVRFREKSTQTRKRTAADREDEGVRYAAFTLRKENLETLEAISYMATWLGVLPSDFTYAGIKDKRATTYQSMVVKKVSPQRLEEMSATFEKKGILLSHIRPVPEPLRLGALLGNHFDLVVRDVRVHHGDGRSTLQQIVLEALDNVKANGFVNYYGPQRFGTGQSVRADLVGLALLKHEMDVAVRLFFTPEEGDDPQNVAKRHFLNTGNAKESLTLMPEHKARERLLLRALHRYGSGPDGCTRAWLSLPHSTRVFYVHAYCSRLWNEGTTYRLQQFGHRVVQGDLVLDSRAPGERGNESPPQIHVVTAAEENDDVFSLRQVVLPMPGNTVKYPENAVGAWYRERLASDGLRDCRFRVTPLKLNVPGCYRPVLAVPRNVTQELRDLEDDPAAPSLALSFDLDSSCYATVCLREIMKCVA